A region from the Vicia villosa cultivar HV-30 ecotype Madison, WI linkage group LG3, Vvil1.0, whole genome shotgun sequence genome encodes:
- the LOC131656213 gene encoding protein PHOSPHATE-INDUCED 1-like, translating to MVSHCFLKIFLLISVFHLSLAARNLNELVQDQSQLLHYHNGPLLYGKISVNLIWYGHFKPSQKAIITDFFTSLSSPSSQPNKPSVSGWWKTTEKYYHLTSKKKASQLSLSLSKQILDENYSLGKSLTSKNLIELASKGDNKDSINVVLTSADVSVERFCMDRCGTHGSSYSSTVPVKGKSYKFAYIWVGNSETQCPGQCAWPFHQPIYGPQSPPLVSPNNDVGLDGMVINLASLLAGTATNPFGNGYFQGPSEAPLEAASACPGVYGKGAYPGYAGDLLVDSTTGASYNAHGDNGRKYLLPALYDPSTASCLTIV from the coding sequence ATGGTTTCTCACTGCTTTCTCAAAATCTTTCTTCTCATCTCAGTTTTTCACCTTTCTTTAGCTGCTAGGAATCTGAATGAGCTTGTTCAGGACCAATCTCAGCTTCTTCACTACCACAACGGTCCTCTACTCTATGGTAAAATCTCTGTCAATCTCATTTGGTATGGTCACTTCAAACCATCCCAAAAAGCTATAATCACTGATTTCTTCACCTCACTCTCTTCTCCATCTTCACAACCCAACAAACCTTCCGTTTCTGGATGGTGGAAAACAACTGAAAAATACTACCATCTCACCTCAAAGAAGAAAGCTTCACAGCTTTCTCTTTCTCTAAGTAAGCAAATTCTCGACGAGAATTACTCACTTGGAAAATCACTCACTAGCAAAAACCTTATCGAGTTAGCTTCAAAAGGAGACAACAAAGACTCCATTAACGTTGTTCTAACATCCGCTGATGTTTCTGTTGAACGCTTCTGTATGGACAGATGCGGGACTCACGGTTCTTCTTATTCTTCAACTGTTCCTGTAAAGGGTAAGAGCTACAAATTCGCTTACATCTGGGTTGGAAATTCCGAAACACAATGTCCAGGTCAATGCGCGTGGCCATTTCACCAACCAATCTACGGGCCTCAAAGCCCACCTTTGGTTTCCCCAAACAACGATGTTGGCCTTGACGGAATGGTGATCAATTTGGCTAGTCTTTTGGCTGGAACTGCGACAAACCCTTTTGGAAATGGGTACTTTCAGGGTCCTTCTGAGGCTCCTCTTGAAGCTGCTTCTGCTTGTCCTGGGGTTTATGGGAAAGGTGCTTACCCTGGTTATGCTGGTGATTTGCTTGTTGATTCTACTACTGGTGCTAGCTACAATGCACATGGTGATAATGGAAGGAAGTATCTTCTTCCTGCTTTATATGATCCTTCTACTGCTTCTTGCTTAACAATTGTGTGA